In Brevundimonas subvibrioides, a genomic segment contains:
- a CDS encoding NlpC/P60 family protein, with amino-acid sequence MTDPVFPFDPATTLARSDLAALALEGRVRAEAYRATEPMRCIQAVADIQADASPASARIDQLLFGEIFDALERRGGRVWGQARRDGTVGWIDGAALVAHVGLPTRRIASVQASLPLNALGNDDVLPCEDSVQIGAFDSEPVDVAEQLIGVPHSLGARSSMSTDCSGLVQQALLACGLAGPRRAHEQAGLGRDVSRREARRGDIVVWLNPQPGQSWTGHSAFMLDGARVLHATGYHGAVVVEAFDDADARYLGDGFQPAIFRRLNP; translated from the coding sequence TTGACCGACCCCGTTTTTCCCTTCGATCCGGCGACGACGCTGGCCCGGTCCGATCTGGCTGCGCTGGCGCTGGAAGGCCGCGTCCGGGCCGAGGCCTATCGTGCGACCGAGCCGATGCGCTGCATTCAGGCCGTCGCCGATATCCAGGCCGATGCCTCTCCCGCATCCGCGCGGATCGACCAGCTGCTGTTCGGCGAGATCTTCGATGCCCTGGAGCGCCGGGGAGGGCGCGTCTGGGGTCAGGCGCGCAGGGACGGGACTGTCGGCTGGATCGACGGTGCGGCCCTGGTCGCCCATGTCGGCCTGCCGACCCGCCGCATCGCCTCGGTGCAGGCCAGCCTGCCGCTGAATGCCCTGGGAAACGACGACGTCCTGCCCTGTGAAGACAGTGTCCAGATCGGCGCGTTCGACAGCGAGCCCGTTGACGTTGCCGAACAGCTGATCGGCGTGCCCCACAGCCTGGGGGCCCGTTCGTCGATGTCGACCGACTGCTCGGGGCTGGTGCAACAGGCCCTGCTCGCCTGTGGCCTGGCAGGGCCGCGCCGCGCGCACGAACAGGCCGGGCTTGGTCGTGACGTATCGCGGAGAGAGGCCCGGCGCGGCGATATTGTCGTGTGGCTGAACCCGCAGCCGGGCCAGAGCTGGACCGGGCATTCCGCCTTCATGCTGGACGGCGCCCGGGTGCTTCATGCGACCGGCTACCATGGCGCGGTGGTGGTTGAGGCGTTCGACGACGCCGATGCCCGCTACCTGGGAGACGGCTTCCAGCCGGCCATCTTCCGTCGGCTGAACCCCTGA
- a CDS encoding c-type cytochrome — MNKIFGAGLGTALAILMVQQVSQAVYTTKAPEKAGYAVNAPEEVEGGAAEEAELPPDWGTLLPVADLAAGEAAFARCQGCHNVASGGANGTGPNLWGVVGRPVASHAGFAYSDAMKGHTSVDATWSLDALDHFITAPAKYVPGTKMSFAGLRDTAARVNLIAYLRSQGSPGYAIPAPDPTRQPGAAAPAEGVAPVEGAAPADAAAAPAADATAPVAEAAPAA; from the coding sequence TTGAACAAGATTTTCGGTGCGGGCCTGGGGACGGCGCTGGCCATCCTGATGGTCCAGCAGGTCTCGCAGGCGGTCTACACCACCAAGGCCCCGGAAAAGGCCGGCTACGCCGTCAATGCGCCGGAAGAGGTCGAAGGCGGTGCCGCCGAGGAGGCCGAGCTGCCGCCGGATTGGGGCACCCTGCTGCCGGTCGCCGATCTGGCCGCCGGCGAGGCTGCCTTCGCGCGCTGTCAGGGCTGTCACAACGTGGCCTCGGGCGGAGCGAACGGCACCGGTCCGAACCTGTGGGGCGTCGTGGGCCGGCCCGTCGCCAGCCATGCGGGCTTTGCCTATTCCGACGCGATGAAGGGCCACACCTCGGTGGACGCGACCTGGTCGCTGGACGCCCTGGATCACTTCATCACGGCACCGGCCAAATATGTGCCCGGCACCAAGATGTCCTTCGCCGGTCTGCGTGATACCGCCGCCCGCGTGAACCTGATCGCCTATCTGCGCAGCCAGGGCTCGCCCGGCTATGCCATTCCGGCACCCGATCCCACCCGTCAGCCGGGTGCTGCGGCTCCGGCCGAAGGGGTCGCGCCCGTCGAGGGTGCCGCTCCGGCCGACGCAGCGGCGGCTCCGGCCGCGGATGCAACCGCGCCCGTCGCAGAGGCCGCACCGGCCGCCTGA
- a CDS encoding 3-deoxy-manno-octulosonate cytidylyltransferase, with the protein MTPLILIPTRMAATRLPGKPLADIGGKAMIVRAWEKAMESGLPVAVAAGDPEIVAAIEAVGGRAVLTDPELPSGSDRVLAALETLDPEGQHDAVINLQGDMPFADPGIAMACAALLHGEPSCDIATLVAPESDPSDRTNVDVVKAVLAIKEGERHGRALYFTRSILYGDAPVWRHIGVYGYRREALKRFCAAPPSPLETREKLEQLRALEMGLSIWAAVIGEAPISVDNPADLEAARRLI; encoded by the coding sequence ATGACGCCTCTGATCCTCATTCCCACGCGGATGGCCGCCACGCGCCTGCCGGGCAAGCCTCTGGCGGACATCGGCGGCAAGGCGATGATCGTGCGGGCCTGGGAGAAGGCGATGGAGTCCGGCCTGCCCGTCGCCGTGGCCGCGGGCGACCCGGAGATCGTCGCCGCGATCGAGGCCGTCGGCGGTCGCGCGGTCCTGACCGATCCTGAACTGCCCAGCGGTTCGGACCGGGTGCTGGCGGCGCTGGAGACGCTGGATCCGGAGGGCCAGCATGATGCGGTCATCAACCTGCAGGGCGACATGCCCTTTGCCGATCCGGGGATCGCCATGGCCTGTGCGGCCCTGCTGCACGGCGAGCCGTCCTGCGACATCGCGACCCTGGTCGCGCCCGAAAGCGATCCGTCGGACCGGACCAATGTCGATGTGGTCAAGGCCGTCCTGGCGATCAAGGAGGGGGAGCGGCACGGGCGGGCGCTCTATTTCACCCGCTCCATCCTGTACGGCGACGCGCCCGTGTGGCGTCACATCGGCGTCTATGGCTATCGCCGCGAGGCGCTGAAGCGGTTCTGCGCCGCCCCGCCCTCGCCGCTGGAGACGCGCGAGAAACTGGAACAGCTCCGGGCGCTGGAGATGGGGCTGTCGATCTGGGCGGCCGTGATCGGGGAGGCACCCATCTCGGTCGACAATCCGGCGGACCTGGAGGCGGCGCGGCGGTTGATTTGA
- the nudC gene encoding NAD(+) diphosphatase, whose amino-acid sequence MVLPVLNTFAGNPLDRAGDQRNSPDWLAEQAASPESLACIFWNGQPLLEDHADGPRLAWLALTHARDMIRDGDRELFLGLWRGAPCFAIEFGGAADPATGPVRGLGSFTEMREAAAVLSASDAAIAGGAKSLFDWHRRHGFCANCGHETRTACGGWKRICPACTAEHFPRVDPVTIMLPVFGDRCLLGRQATWPTGRMSALAGFLEPGETIEEACAREIQEEAGLTVTAVRYHSSQPWPFPSQLMIGLIADVSDDDATPDQTELEEVRWFTRDEARAILAGAHEVKAPPRFAIARTLLEHWVEGEQASPSHLGEGG is encoded by the coding sequence ATGGTCCTCCCCGTCCTGAACACCTTCGCCGGAAACCCGCTGGATCGCGCGGGCGACCAGAGGAACAGCCCCGACTGGCTGGCCGAACAGGCGGCGAGCCCCGAGTCCCTGGCCTGCATCTTCTGGAACGGACAGCCGCTGCTGGAGGATCATGCCGACGGCCCGCGCCTGGCCTGGCTGGCTCTGACCCATGCGCGCGACATGATCCGCGACGGGGACCGCGAGCTGTTCCTGGGCCTGTGGAGGGGCGCGCCCTGTTTCGCGATCGAGTTCGGCGGCGCGGCCGATCCGGCGACGGGACCGGTGCGGGGCCTGGGCAGCTTTACAGAGATGCGCGAGGCGGCGGCGGTACTGTCGGCCAGCGATGCCGCCATCGCGGGCGGGGCCAAGTCGCTGTTCGACTGGCATCGCAGGCATGGCTTCTGCGCCAACTGCGGGCATGAGACACGGACGGCCTGCGGGGGCTGGAAGCGCATCTGCCCGGCCTGCACCGCCGAGCATTTCCCCCGCGTCGATCCGGTGACGATCATGCTGCCGGTGTTCGGCGATCGCTGCCTGCTGGGCCGCCAGGCGACCTGGCCCACGGGGCGGATGTCGGCCCTGGCGGGCTTCCTGGAGCCGGGCGAGACGATCGAGGAGGCCTGTGCGCGCGAGATCCAGGAGGAGGCGGGCCTGACGGTGACGGCCGTCCGCTATCACTCCAGCCAGCCCTGGCCGTTTCCGTCGCAGCTGATGATCGGCCTGATCGCGGACGTCAGTGACGACGACGCCACGCCGGACCAGACCGAGCTGGAAGAGGTGCGGTGGTTCACGCGGGATGAGGCGAGGGCGATTCTGGCGGGTGCCCATGAAGTGAAGGCGCCACCCAGGTTCGCGATTGCCCGGACGCTTCTGGAGCACTGGGTGGAGGGGGAACAGGCGTCTCCCTCCCACTTGGGGGAGGGTGGCTGA
- a CDS encoding SRPBCC domain-containing protein: protein MNFKVEKRVGVRATSERLWDVIADFPGWNAWNPVETDVSGTLAFGGSIALSEAIPGLPPRQYAARIGDWQPNGRLVWTERRGFLFNVLRYYEIEQLEPGSCILSNGFIFSGFRGEGFYEKHRKTLRAVCETISEALRVTAES from the coding sequence ATGAACTTCAAGGTCGAAAAACGCGTCGGCGTCCGCGCCACGTCGGAGCGCCTCTGGGACGTCATCGCCGATTTCCCGGGCTGGAACGCCTGGAACCCGGTCGAGACGGATGTGTCCGGCACCTTGGCCTTTGGCGGCTCCATCGCCCTCAGCGAGGCCATCCCCGGCCTGCCGCCCCGCCAGTATGCGGCCCGCATCGGCGACTGGCAGCCCAACGGCCGGCTGGTCTGGACGGAGCGGCGTGGCTTCCTGTTCAACGTGCTGCGCTATTACGAGATCGAGCAGCTGGAGCCCGGCAGTTGCATCCTGTCCAACGGCTTCATCTTCTCCGGCTTCCGGGGCGAGGGCTTTTACGAAAAGCATCGCAAGACCCTGCGCGCCGTCTGCGAGACGATCAGCGAGGCCCTGAGGGTCACGGCCGAGTCCTGA
- a CDS encoding type II secretion system F family protein, translated as MEEFLRAIVEPRTLISIVVGVLVFATILTLLSSLGGGVDLNKRMQAVSARRDELKRRSRQAIASGQSGLRHTDDGFKKRVVDRLNLVKLLEDPQVAEQMIQAGLRGPRPLTTFYFFRFAAPFVFMFAAILYVFVLDDFGLSVTVRLGIVMFATVAGFYGPNIFLKNRIAKRQQSIMQAFPDALDLLLICVEAGMSIEAAIIKVSHEIGTTSVELAEELALLSAELSYLPDRRMAYEGLSKRTNHPGVRSVSTAMIQAEQYGTPLGTALRTMAKENRDLRMSAAEKKAAALPAQLTVPMIVFFLPVLFVVILGPAFINISDTMKANKSAASATAPAAK; from the coding sequence ATGGAGGAATTCCTGCGCGCGATCGTCGAGCCCCGGACGCTGATCAGCATCGTCGTCGGCGTGCTTGTCTTCGCCACCATTCTGACCCTGCTCAGCTCGCTGGGCGGCGGCGTCGATCTGAACAAGCGGATGCAGGCGGTCTCGGCGCGGCGCGACGAGCTGAAGCGGCGCTCACGCCAGGCCATCGCCAGCGGCCAGAGCGGCCTGCGGCACACCGACGACGGGTTCAAGAAGCGGGTCGTCGACCGTCTGAACCTGGTCAAGCTTCTGGAAGACCCCCAGGTCGCCGAGCAGATGATTCAGGCGGGGCTTCGCGGACCGCGGCCCCTGACGACCTTCTACTTCTTCCGTTTCGCCGCGCCGTTCGTCTTCATGTTTGCGGCCATTCTCTATGTCTTCGTGCTGGACGACTTCGGCCTGTCGGTGACCGTCCGTCTGGGCATCGTCATGTTCGCGACCGTGGCGGGCTTCTACGGTCCCAACATCTTCCTGAAGAACCGCATCGCCAAGCGCCAGCAGTCGATCATGCAGGCCTTTCCCGATGCGCTCGACCTGCTGCTGATCTGCGTCGAGGCCGGGATGTCGATCGAGGCCGCCATCATCAAGGTCAGCCACGAAATCGGCACCACCTCGGTGGAACTGGCGGAGGAACTGGCCCTGCTGTCGGCCGAGCTGAGCTATCTGCCCGACCGGCGCATGGCCTATGAGGGGCTGTCCAAGAGGACCAACCACCCGGGCGTGCGATCCGTCTCCACCGCCATGATCCAGGCCGAGCAATACGGCACCCCGCTGGGCACGGCCCTGCGCACCATGGCCAAGGAAAACCGGGATCTGCGTATGTCGGCGGCGGAGAAGAAGGCGGCGGCCCTGCCCGCCCAGCTGACCGTACCGATGATCGTCTTCTTCCTGCCGGTGCTGTTCGTCGTGATCCTGGGGCCTGCGTTCATCAACATCTCGGACACGATGAAGGCCAACAAGAGCGCCGCCAGCGCAACCGCACCGGCCGCCAAGTAA
- a CDS encoding type II secretion system F family protein: MLAILAAVLAFVTIGGLGWVFVGEDNSSDKAIKRAEGFTSGGNQTARAKAAKAEASTPEARRKVIELQLKEAERRERKARMTMKAKLKHAGMSLSIRTFWIISGCLAAVAFLVPLFLGLNVLVALGIAVVVGLGFPRWVVGFIGKSRLKKFSMEFANAVDIIVRGIQSGLPVHDCFKIIARESPSPVGPEFKILVEGLGVGLTLGQALDKMYDRVPTPELRFFSIVIAIQQKTGGNLGEALSNLTTVLRARRMMGEKIKALSSEAIASAGIIGSLPPVIMILVGLTSPAYMGLMFTDFRGHVMLLGAGMWMGLGILVMKQMISFKF; the protein is encoded by the coding sequence ATGCTGGCGATCCTCGCGGCGGTTCTCGCCTTCGTCACCATCGGCGGTCTGGGCTGGGTGTTTGTCGGTGAAGACAACTCCAGTGACAAGGCCATCAAGCGCGCGGAAGGATTCACGTCCGGCGGCAACCAGACCGCCCGTGCCAAGGCGGCGAAGGCGGAGGCAAGCACGCCGGAAGCCCGACGCAAGGTCATCGAGCTTCAGCTCAAGGAGGCCGAGCGCAGGGAGCGCAAGGCGCGCATGACAATGAAGGCGAAGCTGAAGCACGCCGGCATGAGCCTGAGTATCCGGACCTTCTGGATCATCAGCGGGTGCCTGGCTGCCGTCGCCTTCCTGGTCCCCCTGTTCCTGGGCCTGAACGTTCTGGTCGCCCTGGGCATCGCCGTAGTCGTTGGCCTCGGCTTTCCGCGCTGGGTCGTGGGCTTCATCGGCAAGAGTCGGCTGAAGAAATTCTCCATGGAATTCGCCAACGCCGTGGACATCATCGTGCGCGGCATCCAGTCGGGCCTGCCTGTTCACGACTGCTTCAAGATCATCGCGCGCGAGAGCCCGTCGCCCGTGGGACCGGAGTTCAAGATTCTGGTCGAGGGCCTGGGGGTCGGCCTGACCCTGGGTCAGGCGCTGGACAAGATGTACGACCGGGTTCCCACCCCGGAGCTACGGTTCTTCTCGATCGTCATCGCCATCCAGCAGAAGACCGGCGGCAACCTGGGCGAGGCCCTGTCCAACCTGACTACCGTGTTGCGCGCGCGCCGGATGATGGGCGAGAAGATCAAGGCCCTGTCGTCCGAAGCGATCGCCTCGGCCGGCATCATCGGCTCCCTGCCCCCGGTGATCATGATCCTCGTCGGTCTGACGTCACCCGCCTACATGGGGCTGATGTTCACCGATTTCCGTGGCCACGTGATGCTGCTGGGTGCGGGCATGTGGATGGGGTTGGGGATACTGGTGATGAAGCAAATGATCTCGTTCAAGTTCTAG
- a CDS encoding CpaF family protein → MFGKRTGQPGGVEAAPRPASAPAPAVDAGTPPQPAQGQQTQAFAYSTENAAPAGGFAHASGQPADAPTPGADRLDALAQRPKAAAAPPPNTGPGPKATPGFEQLKKAQAITEIVREQSDYYHATKTTIFNALMNTIDLAQLAQLDTRAASEEIRDIVAELVAIKNVSMSVAEQEHLVQDIVNDVLGYGPLEPLLSRDDIADIMVNGAGRVFIEVNGKVQLTNVRFRDNAQLMNICQRIVSQVGRRVDESSPICDARLPDGSRVNVIAPPLAIDGATLTIRKFKKDKLTMKNLVEYASISPEGARVLGVIGACRCNIVISGGTGSGKTTLLNTLTAFIDPTERVITCEDAAELQLQQPHVVRLETRPPNLEGQGTITMRDLVKNCLRMRPERIIVGEVRGPEAFDLLQAMNTGHDGSMGTLHANSPREAISRMESMITMGGYGLPSRTIREMIVGSVDVIIQAARLRDGSRRITHITEVVGLEGDVIVTQDLFIYDITGEDENGKIVGRHRSTGIARPRFWDRARYYGLERELAEALDAAE, encoded by the coding sequence GTGTTCGGCAAGCGTACAGGACAACCCGGCGGCGTGGAGGCGGCCCCGCGCCCGGCTTCCGCACCTGCACCGGCCGTTGACGCCGGCACACCGCCACAGCCCGCCCAGGGGCAACAGACCCAGGCATTTGCCTATTCCACCGAGAACGCGGCCCCCGCGGGAGGCTTCGCTCACGCCAGCGGGCAGCCGGCCGATGCCCCGACGCCGGGTGCTGACCGGCTGGATGCGCTGGCCCAGCGCCCCAAGGCCGCCGCCGCACCGCCGCCGAACACCGGACCCGGTCCCAAGGCCACCCCCGGCTTCGAGCAGTTGAAGAAGGCTCAGGCGATCACAGAGATCGTCCGTGAACAGAGCGACTACTACCACGCCACGAAGACGACGATCTTCAACGCGCTGATGAACACCATCGACCTGGCCCAGCTGGCGCAGCTGGACACCAGGGCGGCGTCGGAAGAAATTCGCGACATCGTCGCCGAACTGGTGGCGATCAAGAACGTCTCCATGTCGGTGGCCGAGCAGGAGCACCTGGTTCAGGACATCGTCAACGACGTCCTCGGCTACGGCCCCCTGGAGCCCCTGCTGAGCCGCGACGACATCGCCGACATCATGGTCAACGGCGCGGGCCGGGTCTTCATCGAGGTGAACGGAAAGGTCCAGCTGACCAACGTTCGCTTCCGCGACAACGCCCAGCTCATGAACATCTGCCAGCGGATCGTGAGCCAGGTCGGCCGCCGCGTGGACGAAAGCTCCCCGATCTGCGACGCCCGCCTGCCCGACGGCAGCCGCGTCAACGTCATCGCCCCGCCCCTGGCCATCGACGGCGCGACCCTGACGATCCGGAAGTTCAAGAAAGACAAGCTGACGATGAAGAACCTGGTGGAGTACGCCTCCATCAGCCCGGAAGGGGCCCGCGTCCTGGGCGTCATCGGTGCCTGCCGCTGCAATATCGTCATCTCGGGCGGTACCGGCTCCGGCAAGACGACCCTGCTGAACACCCTGACCGCCTTCATCGACCCGACCGAGCGCGTCATTACCTGCGAGGACGCGGCTGAACTGCAGCTGCAGCAGCCGCACGTGGTGCGCCTGGAAACCCGCCCGCCCAACCTGGAAGGCCAGGGCACGATCACCATGCGGGATCTGGTGAAGAACTGCCTGCGGATGCGCCCCGAACGGATCATCGTCGGCGAAGTCCGCGGACCCGAGGCCTTCGACCTGCTGCAGGCCATGAATACCGGCCACGACGGCTCTATGGGCACCCTGCACGCCAACAGCCCGCGCGAAGCCATCAGCCGGATGGAGTCGATGATCACCATGGGCGGCTACGGCCTGCCCTCGCGGACGATCCGCGAAATGATCGTCGGCTCGGTCGATGTGATCATTCAGGCTGCCCGTCTGCGCGACGGCTCGCGCCGGATCACCCACATCACCGAGGTAGTGGGTCTGGAAGGCGATGTGATCGTGACCCAGGACCTGTTCATCTACGACATCACCGGCGAGGACGAGAACGGCAAGATCGTCGGCCGCCATCGCTCGACCGGCATCGCCCGCCCCCGCTTCTGGGACCGCGCCCGCTATTACGGACTGGAACGCGAGCTGGCCGAAGCCCTCGACGCGGCGGAGTAG
- a CDS encoding AAA family ATPase: protein MSNAFAPRAFDGIEEDFDADLDFVAGNPAMSGDPRQQHQFAMPPGMVPKPATGMVVAHPGAPMAAGHAGMPTTSYNPVGDLVAGASAAMAPGPAAMAAEVNVPRIAIHVFGERQDTLAAAARAGQDRRMSRATTQIRIGGIPAAVEAYGQEPTPPLIIVECLQDPQTLLWQVDRLAECCDAGTKVVVIGATNDIILFRELMKRGVSEYMVAPIQPLQLIAAIGGLFSDPAQPFVGRSIAFVGARGGAGSSSVAHNTAYAMSEKIGANTVIVDYDLPFGTAGLDFNQDPLSGVADALGQPDRLDPVLLDRMMVRCTDKLSLFAAPATLDTDWEIAADAFEEVTTQIRGTAPFVVLDLPHLWSGWMRKTLISADEVVVVATPDLASLRNAKNMIDLIRSGRPNDAPPRLVLNQVGVPGRPEIPAKDFGAALGIHPCLSIPFDPKLFGAAANNGQMVLDAGAKSKSAEAFQTLAQIVSRRELPMLAAPGKGRGEGKSMFSGLFKKKT from the coding sequence ATGAGTAACGCCTTCGCTCCACGCGCTTTCGACGGAATCGAGGAAGACTTCGATGCCGACCTGGACTTCGTCGCGGGGAACCCTGCCATGAGCGGCGATCCGAGGCAGCAGCATCAGTTTGCAATGCCCCCCGGCATGGTGCCGAAACCGGCCACCGGCATGGTGGTGGCGCACCCGGGCGCTCCGATGGCCGCCGGTCATGCCGGCATGCCGACGACAAGCTACAATCCGGTGGGCGACCTCGTGGCAGGAGCCTCTGCGGCGATGGCCCCCGGGCCCGCTGCCATGGCCGCCGAAGTCAACGTTCCGCGCATCGCCATCCATGTGTTCGGGGAACGCCAGGACACGCTGGCCGCCGCGGCGCGCGCCGGCCAGGACCGGCGCATGTCGCGCGCCACGACGCAGATCCGCATCGGCGGCATTCCCGCCGCTGTCGAGGCCTACGGCCAGGAGCCGACGCCGCCGCTGATCATCGTCGAATGCCTGCAGGATCCGCAGACCCTGCTCTGGCAGGTCGATCGCCTGGCCGAGTGCTGCGATGCCGGCACCAAGGTCGTCGTCATCGGGGCCACCAACGACATCATCCTGTTCCGCGAGCTGATGAAGCGCGGCGTCAGCGAATACATGGTCGCCCCGATTCAGCCACTGCAGCTGATCGCGGCCATCGGCGGACTGTTTTCCGATCCGGCCCAGCCCTTCGTCGGCCGTTCCATCGCCTTCGTCGGCGCGCGCGGCGGGGCGGGATCGTCCTCGGTCGCCCACAACACCGCCTATGCGATGTCCGAAAAGATCGGGGCCAACACCGTCATCGTCGACTACGACCTGCCCTTCGGCACGGCAGGGCTCGACTTCAATCAGGACCCGCTGAGCGGGGTGGCCGACGCCCTCGGACAACCCGACCGGCTGGATCCCGTCCTGCTGGACCGGATGATGGTCCGCTGCACCGACAAGCTGAGCCTTTTCGCCGCCCCGGCGACCCTGGACACCGACTGGGAAATCGCCGCCGACGCCTTCGAGGAGGTCACGACCCAGATCCGGGGGACAGCGCCGTTCGTCGTGCTGGACCTGCCCCACCTGTGGTCCGGCTGGATGCGCAAGACCCTGATCTCGGCCGACGAGGTCGTGGTGGTCGCCACGCCCGATCTGGCGTCCCTGCGCAATGCCAAGAACATGATCGATCTGATCCGTTCGGGCCGTCCGAACGATGCGCCCCCTCGCCTGGTGCTGAACCAGGTCGGCGTGCCGGGCCGCCCGGAGATTCCCGCCAAGGATTTCGGGGCCGCCCTGGGCATCCATCCCTGCCTGTCGATCCCGTTCGACCCCAAGCTGTTCGGCGCGGCCGCCAACAACGGTCAGATGGTCCTGGACGCCGGAGCCAAGTCGAAGTCCGCCGAGGCCTTCCAGACCCTGGCCCAGATCGTCTCGCGTCGCGAACTGCCCATGCTGGCCGCGCCCGGCAAGGGCAGGGGCGAAGGCAAGTCGATGTTCTCCGGCCTGTTCAAGAAGAAGACCTGA
- a CDS encoding CpaD family pilus assembly protein — protein MIRSVIVAAGALILTGCVGLPAEGLDAAPLTPTSRYSLQVEPGIERIALAVHETGLSANQTLALQDIAGRFHAEGAPVLRIEAPSGDDPVAGEMAWRIKGALEATGVSSYQVQVVTYVAPDPRAPVLVGFDAVRAVVPRCGTNWTNLTRTGSNAGYGNFGCAVNANLAAQIANPRDIVQPRAMTPADAGRRAVVLDHYRQGAPTAAERETLLTQAQISTAVD, from the coding sequence ATGATCCGTTCCGTTATCGTCGCTGCCGGCGCCCTGATCCTGACTGGCTGTGTCGGCCTGCCCGCCGAGGGTCTCGACGCGGCACCCCTGACCCCGACCTCGCGCTACAGCCTGCAGGTCGAGCCGGGAATCGAGCGCATCGCGCTGGCCGTGCACGAGACCGGGCTTTCGGCCAATCAGACCTTGGCCCTGCAGGACATCGCCGGTCGCTTCCATGCCGAGGGTGCCCCGGTCCTTCGGATAGAAGCCCCCTCTGGCGATGATCCGGTCGCCGGCGAGATGGCCTGGCGGATCAAGGGCGCGCTGGAAGCAACCGGTGTGTCTTCATATCAGGTCCAGGTCGTGACCTATGTCGCCCCCGACCCGCGCGCGCCCGTTCTTGTCGGCTTCGATGCGGTCCGGGCCGTCGTGCCGCGGTGCGGGACCAACTGGACCAACCTGACGCGGACCGGGTCGAACGCGGGCTACGGCAATTTCGGATGTGCGGTGAACGCCAATCTGGCCGCCCAGATCGCCAATCCGCGCGATATCGTTCAGCCACGCGCCATGACGCCGGCCGATGCGGGGCGCCGGGCGGTGGTACTCGATCACTATCGTCAAGGCGCACCGACCGCCGCCGAGCGCGAAACGCTCCTGACCCAGGCCCAAATCTCGACCGCGGTGGACTGA